The Oscillatoria acuminata PCC 6304 genomic interval CTGGCGAGAATCGGAATCCATTAATAAACTCACCAAGGGTTGCATCGCCCGAGAGTCTCCCTTTTGCCCGAGTTCCCAAATCGCTTTGCGTCGTTGAGTGGGGACTCGACTTTGCAATTCTTCGATTAAGGTTTCGATCGCATCAATTTTGGCAAGCTGAGGAGGTTCACTCTGGACTAACCCTTCTTCTGAAGGAGGGGGAGGGGTAACCGCTGCCGAGGGAGGGAGTTTTGGTGAGGGTTCAATCGCCCTCTCGTTGTAGCCATTTCGGTGATGGGGTGACCCAGGGGAATTTTCTGCAAGATCTTTGTTCTCTAAAACCGGGGATTCCAACTCGGGTTTGGGGTCAGGGTCTGAAAACTGATCCGGTGGGTCCTTGAAACCTCCAGGGGTTTCGGGTATTTCCTCCCCCTCATCCTCGTCATCGGGTCCACCGGAATGGGTGAGCAAATAAAAACCCCCCGCAAAGATTCCTGCAAAGGCAAGGGTCGTGAAACTCAGAAGTAACAGCCAGAAAAGGTCTTTGCGAGCAAAACGATTTCTACCCGGGCGTTCAGTTTGGGGGGCCGGATTGGGTGGAGTCTGGGCCAAGAGTTCGGGTTGCTGGGTTCCTTCCACCGGGGAATCCGGATT includes:
- a CDS encoding HEAT repeat domain-containing protein is translated as MIAYHPALLLITTLTCLGIFPGAESRGLIGQIPGTVISQTLSLGQVQRTLGAGELPFGPVGDRALAGTTPDPSGRLSPNPDSPVEGTQQPELLAQTPPNPAPQTERPGRNRFARKDLFWLLLLSFTTLAFAGIFAGGFYLLTHSGGPDDEDEGEEIPETPGGFKDPPDQFSDPDPKPELESPVLENKDLAENSPGSPHHRNGYNERAIEPSPKLPPSAAVTPPPPSEEGLVQSEPPQLAKIDAIETLIEELQSRVPTQRRKAIWELGQKGDSRAMQPLVSLLMDSDSRQRSLILASLAEIGNRTLQPMNRALILSLQDSNPEVRKNAIRDLTRIYDLVSQTSQLLRHAAEDSDPEVREAAQWALSQLSRLRPGANSESRSSLQNWSPPTDTYPEDIP